The genomic segment GTATATAAAGGAAGAAGCTGAACTTTACGGCATCTATAAGGACTGCGAACTCCGGAACAAGGTGGACGAAGTCCTGCGCGAACGCGAAATAGAAAAGGCGGCAAGCGAGATCCGCGAAATAAAGGACTAGTCGTAAATTTCCGGGTTCTTGCTATAGAATCTCCGGTGAGTCCATCCGTACCATAGTGTCGGATTTTCGGCGATACGTTCTTCGAGCCAGCGGTTGAAAATTTCTGCGACGGATTTGGTTTCCGTCGTCTCCTTCGTTGTGCCGGTCACTTCGACGGCATGTAATGTCTTTCGCCTTGTGTCGTCGCTTTCTTCCATCCAGCAGATGTACACGGGGGTGTGCGGCCGGTGCTTCAGCAAAAAATCGGGGAGCGGGTTTACCTGTACGTCCTTGCCGAGGAATGTCGCGTCCATGGCGCTTGCGATTCGGCTGTCCTGGTCCATCAGCAGGCAGAAAAGCTTGCCTTCGTCGAGCAGTCGTAGAAACGTGCGCGGATTTTGGGCGTTTATAGCGTAGCTCTTGCCGTCAACGGCTCGAATTTTCTGTTCGACCAGTCGGTTGAGCCACCTAGGCCGCAGTGGAATGTAGCTTGCCTTGAGCGGGATTCCCAGCCGGCATAGCCAGGGGCCAATCGCCTCGTAGTTTCCGTAGTGCGCCGTCAGGAATATTCCGCCGTTTTGCATCCTTTGGAGTGTGGATTTGCTTCCTTCTGCAAGTTCGTACGTAATCCCGTCTTTGCGGTATG from the uncultured Fibrobacter sp. genome contains:
- a CDS encoding lysophospholipid acyltransferase family protein — its product is MVFELLCTFHWKQRIVQANRTYACNESTDKSESFYKQTLKNLVRHVGDIIFNFESFKKVPQATASYPYRKDGITYELAEGSKSTLQRMQNGGIFLTAHYGNYEAIGPWLCRLGIPLKASYIPLRPRWLNRLVEQKIRAVDGKSYAINAQNPRTFLRLLDEGKLFCLLMDQDSRIASAMDATFLGKDVQVNPLPDFLLKHRPHTPVYICWMEESDDTRRKTLHAVEVTGTTKETTETKSVAEIFNRWLEERIAENPTLWYGWTHRRFYSKNPEIYD